In the Chaetodon trifascialis isolate fChaTrf1 chromosome 15, fChaTrf1.hap1, whole genome shotgun sequence genome, TCTTTTACAGTGTCTCCCTGGCACATGGGGACTTTGAGGAGCACCTTATGGTGAAGGGCGATGTGCTGGCGGTGGGGGGGCTGCACGGACCTGCCTCTGGACATGCAGCTGGAGGGCAGACTCAAAGGATGCCCTGCATACTTCATGTCCAGGGCTTCGTTGGTGCACTCCTCTTCTCCATGGAGACCCAGACCACTATCGGTTATGGCTGGCGTTGCGTTACAGAGGAGTGCCCTGTCGCCGTGCTAACAGTGGTTATTCAGTCCATCGTGGGCTGCATCATTGACTCTTTCATGATTGGCACCATCATGGCTAAGATGGCACGTCCAAAGAAGAGGAACCAGACCCTTATATTCTCAAAAAATGCTGTCATTGCCCTGCGCGATGGCAAGCTGTGCCTCATGTGGCGGGTGGGCAACCTGAGGAAGAGCCACATCGTGGAAGCTCATGTCCGCGCCCAGCTCATACGTTCATATGTCACAGCTGAGGGCGAGTTTATCCCCTTGGAGCAGATGGACCTCAATGTGGGCTATGATGAGGGCACAGACAGGCTGTTTCTAGTATCCCCACTTGTTATAGTCCACGAGATAGATAAAGACAGCCCCTTGTACACTATAAGCCGAGCCGATCTGGAGACAGATGATTTTGAAATTGTTGTGATCTTGGAGGGGATGGTGGAGGCCACGGCCATGACCACTCAGTTCCGTAGCTCCTACCTTGCCAGAGAGATCTTCTGGGGTCACAGGTTTGAGCCGGTGATCTACGAGGACCGGGACCGCTACAAAGTAGACTACGCTCGCTTCCACAAGACTTACGAGGTGCCGTCAACGCCACACCTCAGCGCCAAAGAGCTTGACGAAGCTGCAAGCCGAGCTTCTTCTACTGCTTCGCCTGTCTCTGCATGCAGAACCACAGAAGACTTGATTCCCCGGTCGCTGAGCGCCTTCTGTTACGAGAACGAGGTGGCATTGAGCTgcggggaggaagaggatgacaTCTTCGACTCTTCTCAGACTGTAGGGAAGGAgagagcggaggagaggaggacttCAGTTTCTGTAGACTTCCAAAGCATGTTCCAGGACACTGCAACCACGACGTCAAGCAGTCACAGTGTCATGTGTGTTCTGGACATGGACAATAACCAGATGGAGTTTGACATCCTACAGACTGCCATCCCTCTTGATCCAGTGACCTACAAAAGCGAGCAAGAGATCTGAAGAGCGCAGGGAGAGCGGACTGTCACATGTTCATCTTTGGACTGCACGTATAGAAACAGAAACCCCCTTTGCCTTGCCAGTGTTGTTTCATATCTatacgtttgtttgttttcttctcattcAGATTAGAAATGGAACAACAGAGGAAATAGTTTTCCACAATAACTCTTGGCACATACAACTGCATTCCTTGAAGAGCCGTAACAATCAACCAGACTGATTctgcaggaggacaaagaaTCTCTGACAAAGCACTGACTTTTGGCTCccttttattattactgtttcATAACCAAAGGAAAGCACAATAGAAGAAAAATATCCAGAAACTTGAGTCATGTTTTAGACTGTATGTACATTTTGCATAGTTAAAATTTATTTaagaattaaattaaatgaacgAGAGATTTTATGAAAGCAATATCAGTTTTGATGTGACTCTCTTCCTTTTCAAAGAGGACTGAGGTCAAGACTTCCATGGTCAGTTTTTAGGATGTGTTGTTGATACATGGTGGACCTCTGCTTGATAATCTCCATGTTGTTCATAGGCTTCAGTGGTCATCATGCCTGCAATTGTTCCCTACAAAGTCTGCTATTTGCACATATGTGAGGCTGCCTATTTCTTaaacattttcctttgaaaCATATGAAATCCCCTTTATTTTGGCACCTTAGCGAACGTTAGTGAGAATCTACTGCTTTTGCTGTGTAGTATACCAACAAGACCATTCTGTGCAATCActaagagcagcagcagcagtgtttttttctgaatttgataaaGATTTCTTAAGACAACAACATTTGACAAACATCTTGATTTATTGCAATTTAGGAAAATGTCACTGCAttttaaatcttattttaaAAACCCATTTTT is a window encoding:
- the LOC139343035 gene encoding ATP-sensitive inward rectifier potassium channel 12-like, whose product is MGTSRSNRYGIVSDILPEEEGQKIASLRLHNGHSSPTFHLHSSCDTETEDRRRSSGASAAVHSTREQGGMNNYNGKILTRGSNQVRSRFVKKNGQCNVLFTNMEEKRQRYLADIFTTCVDIRWRYLLLIFCTSFMVSWLFFGIIFYSVSLAHGDFEEHLMVKGDVLAVGGLHGPASGHAAGGQTQRMPCILHVQGFVGALLFSMETQTTIGYGWRCVTEECPVAVLTVVIQSIVGCIIDSFMIGTIMAKMARPKKRNQTLIFSKNAVIALRDGKLCLMWRVGNLRKSHIVEAHVRAQLIRSYVTAEGEFIPLEQMDLNVGYDEGTDRLFLVSPLVIVHEIDKDSPLYTISRADLETDDFEIVVILEGMVEATAMTTQFRSSYLAREIFWGHRFEPVIYEDRDRYKVDYARFHKTYEVPSTPHLSAKELDEAASRASSTASPVSACRTTEDLIPRSLSAFCYENEVALSCGEEEDDIFDSSQTVGKERAEERRTSVSVDFQSMFQDTATTTSSSHSVMCVLDMDNNQMEFDILQTAIPLDPVTYKSEQEI